From Hippoglossus stenolepis isolate QCI-W04-F060 chromosome 4, HSTE1.2, whole genome shotgun sequence, a single genomic window includes:
- the kcne4 gene encoding potassium voltage-gated channel subfamily E member 4: MDHPENSTAPPLQTQSSAISQADKSGGNAYLYILIVMCFYGVFLCGIMLGYFRSKRREKRRINIFTRLVHEEEQREWGALPKKHSLTFPVPAASGLRSVHVSLPFCSNHGNHFGHLQCEDALPSPLACALFTEQSSVSSLCSSADTRFAIEEESDSGTAEEPEEKTKGGSDKRGDDSG; the protein is encoded by the coding sequence ATGGACCATCCAGAAAACTCCACAGCGCCCCCCCTGCAGACGCAGAGCAGCGCCATCTCCCAGGCGGACAAGAGCGGCGGGAACGCGTACCTGTACATCCTGATCGTCATGTGTTTCTACGGGGTCTTCCTCTGCGGCATCATGCTCGGGTACTTCCGCTCCAAGCGGCGCGAGAAGAGGAGGATCAACATCTTCACGCGCCTCGTGCACGAGGAGGAGCAGCGGGAGTGGGGCGCGCTGCCGAAGAAGCACAGCCTCACCTTCCCCGTCCCCGCCGCGTCGGGACTGCGCTCCGTGCACGTGTCCCTGCCCTTCTGCAGTAACCACGGCAACCACTTCGGACACCTGCAGTGCGAGGACGCGCTGCCCTCTCCGCTGGCGTGCGCGCTGTTCACGGAGCAGAGTAGCGTCAGCTCCCTGTGCTCCTCCGCGGACACGCGCTTCGCCATAGAGGAGGAGTCGGACAGCGGCACAGCggaggaaccagaggagaaAACGAAGGGAGGCTCGGACAAAAGAGGGGACGACTCAGGCTGA